A genomic window from Triticum urartu cultivar G1812 chromosome 7, Tu2.1, whole genome shotgun sequence includes:
- the LOC125525572 gene encoding probable disease resistance protein At1g58602, with product MAEAAVTVVLGNLSNLAIQETTFLCAVTLEVGLLRAELVRLQAYLKDADSKWRSGNARVAVLVSQIRDVAYEAQNVIEAADYMEKRNRLKRGFMGAISRYARLPSDLATIRKIGVEIQCVRRKLTEIFASADNLKIDLADTVVVVDELPQDFSHMHHNSEDDVVMVGFQDEHNEIVDKLVDSEKMLSAVSIVAMGGAGKTTLARKVYTSSRVKDHFDTVAWVTVSQTFKGIKLLKDIMKQIIYGKEGCREIDEMDEYQVGKKIHDFLLHKRYLVVLDDVWETDTWEQLNTTVNAFPDASNGSKVLLTTRKEDVANHVQMPTHVHPLKKLDEERSWELFSRKALPSYRRSVMEDVDEFEKLGRKLAKKCDGLPLALAVLGGHLSKNLNTQAWSYILLGWPSNKDTQRMRDILARSYKDLSSHYLRSCFLYLAAFPEDFVIIVSDLIQLWIAEGFIPHIPNHKPEQIAHMYVTELAQRSLVQVVDRSKGHRWIERIQLHDILREWCIEEARQDGFLDVNTEITGQVSASSSNTQKFYRSTLQNSGDLFLQTTLDLRTLIGFQLSSIPKMSFLRVLHIEDSSLSGASRIIYGCINLRCLRLRRCSGFALTSSIRKLLYLQTIDLASTWHSSKNLMPKSFWRIPTLRHVYLNDGFPPPKRSVHQNNLETFAVQILHNNMVKFVSQMTKLTTLSLCFTYEAKDLLCIFANMPHLVHLTIGRFPHFLGHRSCGYIKEDPMPILEKLPCLVVLKLEGYQGRTMSCSTQGFPQLRELELHMSKNFTEWSMEDGTMPKLSYLKLHDFKRMSRLPEGLLRLPSLKCLKMDYMPLMSGEDSTVKELRQKGCQVALHLLPSLHFLFV from the exons ATGGCCGAGGCTGCTGTTACTGTGGTGCTTGGAAACTTGAGCAATCTTGCAATCCAGGAGACCACGTTCTTGTGTGCAGTCACCCTTGAAGTGGGGCTCTTGAGAGCTGAGCTGGTGAGGTTGCAGGCCTACCTCAAAGACGCTGACAGCAAATGGAGGTCAGGAAATGCAAGAGTTGCTGTCTTGGTGAGCCAGATCAGAGATGTGGCATATGAGGCTCAGAATGTCATCGAAGCTGCAGATTACATGGAGAAGAGAAACAGGCTCAAGAGGGGATTCATGGGTGCTATCTCAAGGTATGCTCGCCTGCCGAGTGACTTGGCCACCATTCGTAAGATTGGTGTTGAAATTCAGTGTGTAAGGAGAAAGCTCACTGAGATTTTTGCAAGTGCGGATAATTTGAAAATTGATTTGGCTGACACGGTTGTAGTGGTGGATGAGCTTCCACAGGATTTCAGTCATATGCACCACAATTCTGAAGATGATGTTGTCATGGTTGGATTCCAGGATGAGCACAATGAAATAGTGGACAAATTAGTTGACAGTGAGAAGATGCTGAGTGCTGTGTCTATAGTTGCCATGGGTGGAGCGGGGAAAACCACACTCGCAAGAAAAGTATACACTTCATCCAGAGTCAAAGACCACTTTGACACGGTTGCTTGGGTGACCGTATCTCAAACGTTCAAGGGCATCAAGTTACTAAAGGATATTATGAAACAAATAATATATGGCAAAGAAGGCTGTAGAGAAATTGATGAAATGGATGAGTACCAGGTGGGAAAGAAGATCCATGACTTCCTCCTGCATAAAAGGTACCTGGTAGTTCTCGATGATGTCTGGGAAACTGACACATGGGAGCAGTTGAACACAACAGTTAATGCCTTTCCAGATGCATCTAATGGTAGTAAAGTACTGTTAACTACACGGAAGGAAGATGTTGCAAATCATGTTCAGATGCCAACCCATGTTCATCCATTGAAAAAGTTAGATGAAGAGAGGAGTTGGGAACTTTTTAGTAGGAAAGCTCTACCATCATATAGAAGGTCTGTTATGGAGGATGTGGATGAGTTTGAAAAACTTGGAAGAAAGCTTGCCAAGAAATGTGATGGATTGCCTCTTGCACTTGCAGTATTGGGTGGTCATCTGTCAAAGAATCTAAATACACAAGCATGGTCATATATACTATTGGGTTGGCCATCAAACAAGGATACACAGAGGATGCGAGACATACTAGCTCGCAGTTACAAAGATCTGTCAAGTCATTATCTAAGATCTTGTTTTCTCTATCTTGCTGCTTTTCCCGAGGATTTTGTAATAATCGTGTCAGATCTTATTCAGTTATGGATAGCAGAAGGCTTCATTCCCCATATACCAAACCATAAACCAGAACAAATAGCACACATGTATGTAACCGAGTTGGCTCAAAGAAGTCTTGTCCAAGTTGTTGACAGAAGCAAGGGACACAGATGGATTGAGAGAATACAACTTCATGATATCTTACGTGAGTGGTGCATAGAAGAAGCAAGACAAGATGGTTTTCTTGATGTCAATACTGAAATTACAG GCCAAGTTAGTGCATCATCTTCTAATACCCAGAAATTCTATCGCTCCACTCTCCAAAACTCTGGTGATCTGTTTTTACAGACAACACTCGATCTACGAACTCTCATTGGCTTTCAACTTTCATCAATACCCAAGATGAGTTTTCTACGAGTTCTTCACATTGAAGATTCAAGCTTAAGTGGTGCCTCTAGAATAATCTATGGGTGCATTAACCTTAGATGTCTCAGGTTGAGACGGTGTTCCGGTTTCGCGCTCACTTCTTCAATTAGAAAACTCCTGTATCTGCAAACTATCGATTTGGCAAGCACATGGCACTCAAGCAAGAATCTCATGCCAAAATCCTTCTGGCGTATCCCGACCCTACGGCATGTTTACCTTAATGACGGGTTTCCGCCACCTAAGAGGAGTGTTCACCAAAACAACCTTGAGACCTTCgccgttcaaattcttcataatAACATGGTCAAGTTTGTGAGCCAAATGACAAAACTAACAACCTTATCCCTTTGTTTTACCTATGAAGCTAAGGACTTGTTGTGTATATTTGCGAACATGCCTCACCTAGTTCATCTTACCATTGGTCGGTTCCCTCATTTTCTTGGGCACCGCAGTTGTGGTTACATTAAAGAAGACCCGATGCCGATTCTGGAGAAGCTTCCTTGTCTTGTGGTGTTGAAGCTAGAGGGTTATCAAGGCAGAACAATGTCCTGCTCTACCCAGGGATTTCCTCAATTACGAGAGTTAGAACTTCATATGTCTAAAAATTTCACTGAGTGGAGCATGGAGGACGGAACAATGCCAAAGCTCTCCTACCTGAAACTTCATGACTTCAAGCGGATGAGTAGGCTCCCCGAGGGGTTGTTACGCCTTCCCTCCCTCAAGTGTCTGAAGATGGATTACATGCCCTTGATGTCCGGAGAAGACAGCACAGTGAAGGAGCTGCGACAGAAAGGGTGCCAGGTAGCACTACACCTCTTGCCATCCTTGCATTTTTTGTTTGTTTGA
- the LOC125525585 gene encoding putative receptor-like protein kinase At3g47110 — protein sequence MFTYSLYNLWSYMKFTLLPFPVSSMLPLLLLLLLPYVFQSASARTFTNMTDVDTLLAFKASLSNQPGVLVAWNTTTDFCLWPGISCSHKHKHRVTVLNLTSEGLAGTLAPSIGNLTFLKILDLSQNNFHGEIPSSIGCLYRLRYLDLSNNSLHGDVNINLKNCTSLEGINFDFNLFSGKIPAWLGGLPKLKIIHLERNNFTGIIPPSLTNLSALQQIYFGKNHLHGTIPEGLGRLGSLAYVSLGRNHLSGTIPTTLFNLSSLVGFSVAVNELDGKLPSDLVGHVPNLTGLFLGLNSFTGSLPASLVNATEIEFLDISFNNITGIVPPEIGMLCPEYFNLEGNQLMATTAQDWEFMTLLTNCTRLNTLCIQDNMLGGMLPTSVGNLSVQLQEFIFGFNEISGKIPSGICNLVGLNVLDFPQNQFTDVLPDNIGRLNLLQELYFSNNQFSGFLPSSLGNLTQLLVLSSGNNKFEGGLPAGLGNLEEITEADFSNNKLSGPLPKEIFNLSTLSNILDLSNNFLVGSLPLEVGSLTKLTYMYLSMNNLSGPLPNTLSNCQSLTELRLDHNYFNSTIPSSISKMQGLAFLNLSKNTLSGMVPQELGLMDGIQELYLAHNYLSGPIPECLENMTSLYQLDLSFNNLDGRVPTQGVFNNVTGFLFEGNSGLCGGISELHLPTCRPPESMEHKRTHHLVVAIAIPIAGAILCFGVLLVFFTWRKKTKGQSTSTRGFQLPGDNYPRVTYVELVQGTSCFATSNLIGRGSHGSVYKCGLLMNNLMTTVAVKVFDLHQTGSSRSFLAECEALSKVRHRNLVSVITCCSSSDSSQNDFKALVFEFMPNGNLDRWLHPDAHDASQPLQGLTLVQRLNIAVDIADAVDYLHNNCEPPIVHCDLKPSNILLSDDLVAHVGDFGLAKILSEPAAEQLINSKSSIAIRGTIGYIAPEYGDGGQVSSRGDVYSFGSVILELFTGMSPTHDMFRDGLTLQKHAENAAFAGMLMQIVDPVLLSIEEVNASSVPDGSNTMEHASNAIFSVMKVALSCSKHLPAERMCIGDAAAAIHRITDSYVRMRQNE from the exons ATGTTCACATATTCACTTTATAACTTATGGTCTTACATGAAGTTTACACTTCTACCATTCCCAGTGTCATCGATGTTGCCTCTTCTTCTATTGCTTTTGTTGCCATATGTATTCCAATCGGCTTCAGCAAGAACATTCACCAATATGACTGATGTGGATACCTTGTTGGCATTCAAGGCAAGCCTAAGCAATCAGCCAGGCGTCCTAGTTGCATGGAACACAACCACTGATTTCTGCTTGTGGCCAGGTATCAGTTGCAGCCATAAACATAAGCACAGGGTTACAGTGCTTAACCTCACTTCGGAAGGCCTTGCCGGCACACTTGCACCATCTATTGGAAACCTCACGTTTCTGAAAATTTTGGACCTCAGCCAAAACAATTTCCATGGTGAAATACCTTCATCAATTGGTTGCTTATATCGTTTGCGATATCTTGATTTGTCCAACAACTCACTTCATGGAGATGTGAACATCAATTTGAAGAACTGCACCAGTCTTGAAGGTATCAATTTTGACTTCAACTTGTTCTCTGGAAAGATCCCTGCCTGGCTTGGAGGATTGCCAAAGCTCAAGATCATACATCTGGAGAGGAATAACTTCACTGGGATAATTCCGCCGTCACTTACCAACCTATCAGCATTACAACAAATCTATTTTGGTAAAAACCACCTTCATGGCACCATCCCGGAGGGCCTTGGCAG GCTCGGTAGTCTTGCATACGTGTCCCTAGGGCGTAACCATTTATCAGGAACCATCCCTACAACTCTCTTCAACCTTTCATCTCTAGTTGGGTTTAGTGTGGCAGTGAACGAGTTGGATGGTAAACTGCCGTCAGACTTGGTGGGTCACGTCCCAAATCTGACGGGCCTATTTCTTGGTTTGAACAGCTTTACAGGAAGCCTTCCAGCTTCTCTTGTCAATGCAACTGAGATAGAGTTTCTAGATATCTCCTTCAACAACATCACTGGAATAGTGCCTCCCGAGATTGGAATGCTCTGCCCAGAATACTTCAATCTTGAGGGTAATCAGCTAATGGCAACTACTGCTCAGGACTGGGAGTTTATGACATTATTAACAAACTGCACACGCCTCAATACCCTTTGCATCCAGGACAACATGCTAGGTGGTATGCTGCCAACCTCTGTTGGCAACCTATCAGTACAACTCCAAGAGTTTATTTTCGGATTTAATGAAATTTCTGGAAAAATACCATCTGGCATCTGCAATCTTGTCGGGCTAAATGTGTTGGACTTCCCGCAGAACCAATTCACTGATGTCTTGCCTGATAACATAGGAAGGCTAAATTTGCTTCAAGAATTGTATTTCAGTAATAATCAATTTTCAGGGTTCTTGCCATCCTCCCTTGGGAACTTGACACAACTACTAGTTCTTTCGTCAGGCAATAATAAGTTTGAGGGGGGCCTTCCAGCAGGCCTTGGGAACCTTGAGGAGATAACTGAAGCAGACTTCTCAAACAATAAGTTATCAGGTCCATTACCTAAAGAGATCTTTAACCTATCGACCCTGTCAAATATACTGGACTTGTCAAACAATTTTTTGGTTGGTTCGCTTCCACTTGAAGTTGGCAGTCTAACAAAGCTTACATACATGTATCTCTCCATGAACAACTTATCAGGACCACTACCTAATACACTTAGCAATTGCCAAAGCTTGACGGAGCTAAGGTTGGACCACAACTACTTCAATAGTACCATTCCCTCATCTATCAGCAAAATGCAGGGCTTGGCATTTCTGAATCTTTCCAAGAATACACTCTCCGGTATGGTTCCTCAAGAGTTAGGACTCATGGATGGCATTCAAGAATTGTATCTTGCACACAACTACTTGTCTGGTCCTATCCCTGAATGCCTGGAAAACATGACGTCATTGTATCAGTTAGACCTGTCCTTCAATAATCTGGATGGCAGAGTTCCAACGCAAGGTGTGTTTAATAATGTGACTGGATTCTTGTTTGAAGGGAATTCGGGACTTTGTGGTGGTATATCGGAATTACACTTGCCCACATGCCGGCCGCCAGAATCAATGGAACACAAAAGGACACACCATCTCGTTGTTGCTATAGCTATCCCAATTGCTGGTGCAATTCTGTGCTTCGGTGTGCTGCTTGTTTTCTTCACATGGAGGAAGAAAACTAAAGGTCAATCCACATCCACGAGGGGATTTCAACTGCCGGGTGACAACTATCCAAGAGTTACCTATGTTGAATTGGTCCAGGGAACAAGTTGCTTTGCCACATCCAATTTGATTGGCAGAGGAAGCCACGGATCAGTTTATAAGTGTGGTTTGCTGATGAATAATTTGATGACCACAGTAGCCGTGAAGGTTTTTGATCTTCATCAGACTGGTTCTTCCAGGAGCTTTTTAGCTGAGTGTGAGGCACTTAGTAAGGTTCGCCATCGTAATTTGGTCAGTGTCATAACTTGCTGCTCAAGCTCTGACTCAAGCCAAAATGACTTCAAAGCTCTTGTGTTCGAGTTCATGCCCAATGGGAACCTGGACAGGTGGTTACATCCGGATGCACATGATGCATCACAACCACTGCAAGGTTTGACATTGGTGCAAAGATTAAATATTGCAGTTGATATTGCCGACGCAGTAGATTATTTGCACAACAACTGTGAACCGCCAATAGTTCACTGTGACTTGAAGCCAAGCAACATTCTTCTCAGTGATGATTTAGTTGCTCACGTTGGAGACTTCGGCCTCGCGAAGATTCTTTCTGAACCAGCAGCTGAGCAACTGATTAATTCGAAGAGCTCGATTGCAATAAGAGGAACAATTGGTTATATCGCTCCAG AATATGGCGACGGTGGTCAAGTTTCTTCGCGTGGTGACGTATACAGCTTTGGAAGTGTCATCCTCGAGTTGTTTACAGGCATGTCACCTACTCATGACATGTTCAGAGATGGGCTGACCTTGCAGAAACATGCCGAGAATGCAGCATTTGCTGGGATGCTAATGCAGATCGTTGATCCAGTCCTACTATCCATTGAAGAAGTTAATGCGAGCAGTGTGCCGGATGGAAGCAACACAATGGAACATGCCAGCAATGCCATATTCTCTGTCATGAAGGTTGCCCTATCATGCAGCAAGCATTTACCAGCCGAGAGGATGTGCATAGGAGATGCCGCTGCCGCGATCCATAGGATAACAGATAGCTATGTTAGGATGAGACAAAATGAGTAG
- the LOC125519597 gene encoding LOW QUALITY PROTEIN: probable disease resistance RPP8-like protein 2 (The sequence of the model RefSeq protein was modified relative to this genomic sequence to represent the inferred CDS: deleted 2 bases in 1 codon): MLANWSNLLAEPLFESIRRNISEIFEYANRLKIVDDLGHTCIEKVDIDDELPQDYGPIHQNFEDVVMIGFENEYKEIVGKLVDTEKSLSAISIVAMGGAGKTTLARKVYTSPGAKRHFEAVCWVTVSQKFKGIDLLNDIMKQITGSTHRPDDQMQEHEVGKKIHDFLLQKRYLVVLDDVWKTDTWEQLNRKVKAFPDATNGSRVLLTTRKEDVANHVPTPTNVHPLKKLDEEKSWELFSSKALPSYKRSAIRNVDEFEDLGRDLTKKCDGLPLALAVLGGYLSKNLNKQAWSDILSGWPSTKNGQMMRLILARSYKDLPNHYLRSCFLYLAAFPEDYIIEVSELIELWIAESFIPHTPKHTLEETARNYVTELAQRSLVQVVDRSRAHGWIESIRIHDILHDWCIEEARQDGFLDAIDKTAVSLPKLRFLRVLCIENSTLKDLSSMNQLTTFSLSMNSNIPAEVLNIFANMPHLVDIFLYRFDVVDKLPAEFPQSVRRLVLFAGVIKQDPMPILEKLARLVVVELGGYKGQTMCCSSQGFPQLQELELHHFSIEEWRMEEGTMPKLSHLILQSCKKMRKLPVGLLHLPSLGHLKLSSMPYNPEDDITRKELRQKGCEVESG; the protein is encoded by the exons ATGCTAGCTAACTGGAGTAATTTACTTGCAGAACCCTTGTTTGAAAGTATAAGAAGGAACATATCTGAGATATTTGAGTATGCAAACCGTTTGAAAATAGTTGATGATTTGGGTCATACTTGCATAGAAAAGGTTGATATTGATGATGAGTTGCCTCAAGATTATGGTCCTATTCACCAAAATTTTGAAGATGTTGTTATGATTGGTTTCGAGAATGAATACAAAGAAATAGTGGGGAAGTTAGTTGACACAGAGAAGAGTCTTAGTGCCATCTCCATAGTTGCTATGGGTGGTGCGGGGAAAACAACACTTGCTAGAAAAGTCTACACTTCGCCTGGAGCGAAACGACATTTTGAGGCAGTTTGTTGGGTGACTGTATCTCAAAAGTTTAAAGGCATTGATTTATTAAATGATATTATGAAACAAATAACTGGGAGTACACATAGGCCAGACGATCAAATGCAAGAGCATGAGGTGGGAAAGAAGATCCATGATTTTCTGTTGCAAAAGAGATACTTAGTAGTTCTCGATGATGTGTGG AAAACAGATACATGGGAGCAATTAAACAGAAAGGTTAAAGCATTTCCAGATGCAACTAATGGTAGTAGAGTACTGTTAACCACACGAAAGGAAGATGTTGCAAATCATGTTCCAACGCCAACCAATGTTCATCCTTTGAAGAAGTTAGATGAAGAGAAAAGCTGGGAACTTTTCAGTAGCAAAGCTTTACCATCATACAAAAGGTCTGCAATACGAAATGTGGATGAGTTTGAAGACCTTGGGAGAGATCTTACAAAGAAATGTGATGGATTACCACTTGCACTTGCAGTTTTGGGTGGTTATCTATCAAAGAATTTAAATAAACAAGCATGGTCTGATATACTGTCGGGGTGGCCATCAACCAAAAATGGGCAAATGATGCGACTAATACTAGCTCGCAGTTACAAGGACCTGCCAAATCATTATTTAAGATCTTGTTTTCTCTATCTTGCTGCTTTCCCTGAGGATTACATAATAGAAGTGTCAGAACTTATTGAATTATGGATAGCAGAAAGCTTCATTCCACATACACCAAAGCATACACTAGAAGAAACAGCACGGAATTATGTAACCGAGTTGGCTCAGAGAAGCTTGGTACAAGTTGTTGACAGAAGTAGGgcacatggatggatagagagtATAAGAATTCACGATATCTTACATGACTGGTGCATAGAAGAGGCAAGACAAGATGGTTTTCTTGATGCCATCGACAAAACTGCAG TGTCCCTTCCTAAGCTGAGATTCCTGAGAGTTCTTTGCATTGAAAATTCAACACTAAAAGATTTATCCAGT ATGAATCAACTAACAACATTCTCCTTGTCGATGAACTCCAATATACCAGCGGAGGTGCTCAACATATTTGCAAACATGCCTCACCTGGTTGATATTTTTCTCTACCGATTTGATGTGGTCGATAAGCTGCCTGCTGAGTTCCCACAAAGTGTACGTCGTCTTGTTCTGTTTGCCGGTGTCATAAAACAAGACCCGATGCCGATCCTGGAGAAACTTGCCCGCCTGGTGGTGGTGGAGTTGGGTGGGTACAAAGGCCAGACAATGTGCTGCTCTTCCCAAGGGTTCCCTCAGCTGCAAGAGTTAGAACTTCATCATTTTTCCATTGAGGAGTGGAGGATGGAGGAAGGGACAATGCCAAAACTCTCCCACCTGATACTTCAGTCGTGCAAGAAGATGAGGAAGCTCCCCGTGGGGTTGCTGCACCTTCCGTCCCTTGGTCACCTAAAGCTGAGTTCTATGCCCTATAATCCTGAAGATGACATCACACGGAAGGAGTTGCGGCAGAAAGGATGCGAG GTAGAAAGTGGATGA